One Desulfitibacter alkalitolerans DSM 16504 genomic window carries:
- the cysK gene encoding cysteine synthase A, translating into MKVANTITDLIGRTPLVRLNRMNRGLYGEVVVKLEAFNPGGSVKDRIALSMIESAEKEGILGKDSVIIEPTSGNTGVGLAMVAAAKGYKLILTMPDTMSIERRKILAAFGAELVLTPGAEGMRGAIKKAEEISASTEKSFMPQQFINKANPQIHRETTAMEIWEDTHGKVDIFVAGVGTGGSITGAGEVLKAKKHSIRLVAVEPYDSPVLSGGNPGPHKIQGIGAGFVPEILNVKIIDEIYKIKTEEAYETARRLAAEEGILAGISSGANLYAALQVAAREENKGKLIVVILPDTGERYLSTPLFDKD; encoded by the coding sequence ATGAAGGTAGCAAATACAATTACTGATTTAATTGGCAGGACTCCCCTTGTGAGGCTAAATAGAATGAATAGGGGTCTTTATGGGGAAGTTGTAGTAAAGCTGGAGGCCTTTAATCCAGGTGGAAGTGTAAAAGACAGGATAGCCTTGAGCATGATCGAGAGTGCAGAAAAAGAAGGAATCCTTGGTAAGGATTCGGTTATCATAGAACCGACAAGCGGAAATACTGGAGTTGGCCTGGCTATGGTTGCAGCTGCAAAGGGCTATAAGCTTATACTTACCATGCCTGACACCATGAGCATTGAAAGAAGAAAAATATTGGCGGCCTTTGGAGCTGAACTTGTTTTAACTCCTGGTGCAGAGGGCATGAGAGGAGCCATAAAAAAAGCCGAGGAAATAAGTGCCAGCACAGAAAAAAGCTTTATGCCCCAGCAGTTTATCAATAAGGCCAATCCACAAATACATAGGGAGACTACTGCCATGGAGATATGGGAGGATACTCATGGAAAGGTGGATATTTTTGTAGCCGGGGTAGGAACAGGTGGTTCCATTACTGGAGCAGGAGAAGTATTAAAGGCTAAAAAACACTCTATCAGACTGGTTGCTGTTGAACCTTATGATTCACCAGTATTGTCAGGGGGCAATCCTGGTCCTCATAAAATCCAGGGTATAGGAGCAGGTTTTGTTCCAGAAATACTCAATGTTAAGATTATAGATGAGATATATAAGATTAAAACAGAAGAAGCCTATGAAACAGCCCGCAGGCTAGCTGCAGAGGAAGGTATTCTAGCCGGCATTTCATCAGGTGCCAACCTTTATGCGGCACTGCAGGTTGCTGCCAGGGAGGAAAACAAGGGCAAGCTAATTGTAGTAATTCTACCTGATACTGGAGAAAGATATTTGTCAACTCCTTTATTTGATAAGGATTAA
- a CDS encoding zinc-binding dehydrogenase, with protein sequence MKKGCPYGTHRVIEPKGVLPQPAWKIDNNMDIYDNEILIDVRTLNIDSASFTQIKKQAQDNEESIKEMMLDIVGKRGKHHNPVTGSGGMLIGTVEQIGSSLEGRMPLKVGDKIATLVSLSLTPLRIDEIKTVHMHKDQVDIKGKAILFESGIYSKLPEDMSEPLALAILDVAGAPAQTARLVKPGDTVFIIGAGGKSGMLCAYEAKKRAGVTGRIIGMGSGASSCQRMKELGHVDDILQLDATDALSVYEAVKELTKGNMADVTINCVNIPNTEMASILATKDGGTVYFFSMATSFTAAALGAEGVGKDVNMIVGNGYTKDHAEISLAIARESPDLLNMLEKLFV encoded by the coding sequence ATGAAAAAAGGATGCCCATATGGAACCCACAGGGTAATTGAACCAAAGGGGGTATTGCCGCAGCCAGCCTGGAAGATTGATAATAATATGGACATATATGACAACGAGATTTTAATTGATGTTAGAACTTTAAATATTGATAGTGCCAGCTTCACCCAAATAAAAAAGCAGGCCCAGGATAATGAGGAAAGTATAAAAGAAATGATGCTTGATATTGTGGGGAAAAGAGGCAAGCATCATAATCCGGTAACAGGTTCAGGTGGGATGCTTATTGGTACTGTAGAACAAATTGGAAGCTCCCTGGAAGGCAGAATGCCATTAAAGGTTGGGGACAAAATAGCTACCCTTGTATCCCTTTCATTGACACCATTAAGAATAGATGAAATCAAAACAGTTCATATGCACAAGGATCAGGTGGATATAAAGGGCAAGGCAATTTTATTTGAAAGCGGCATATATTCAAAGCTTCCAGAGGATATGTCTGAACCTTTAGCCCTGGCCATACTTGATGTTGCAGGTGCTCCTGCCCAGACAGCCAGGCTTGTAAAACCAGGTGATACAGTGTTTATCATAGGTGCAGGCGGGAAGTCAGGAATGCTTTGTGCCTATGAAGCCAAAAAACGAGCAGGTGTTACAGGCAGAATAATTGGCATGGGTTCTGGGGCCAGCAGCTGTCAAAGAATGAAAGAGTTAGGCCATGTTGATGACATACTTCAGCTTGACGCAACAGATGCACTATCTGTATATGAAGCTGTAAAAGAATTAACAAAGGGTAACATGGCAGACGTTACAATAAACTGTGTTAATATTCCCAATACAGAAATGGCTTCAATCCTTGCCACAAAAGATGGAGGTACGGTGTATTTCTTCAGCATGGCTACCAGTTTTACTGCAGCAGCGCTAGGTGCAGAAGGAGTAGGCAAGGATGTTAACATGATTGTTGGTAACGGATATACCAAGGATCATGCAGAAATTTCCCTGGCTATTGCCAGGGAAAGTCCAGATCTGTTAAATATGCTTGAGAAGCTATTTGTATAG
- a CDS encoding methyltransferase cognate corrinoid protein, giving the protein MSKELILEQARQSILKCDPKKAVEVAKQALAEGLDPVEVLSEGFSDGIRQVGDLFGRGELFLPELISASQVMKEASNVLEEAIEASASKNKGKMLIATVEGDVHDIGKGIVVSLVKAQGIEVIDLGREVPVPTIIEKAVANNVNIIGTSALLTTTMPEQKKLEDVLRKEGLRDRFKTMVGGAPCTQRWADRIGADAYAEDAAEAVRKALALLN; this is encoded by the coding sequence TTGAGCAAAGAGCTAATTTTAGAACAGGCTAGACAATCCATACTAAAATGTGATCCCAAAAAAGCTGTTGAAGTTGCAAAGCAAGCCCTGGCTGAGGGTTTAGACCCTGTAGAGGTTTTAAGTGAAGGCTTTAGTGATGGTATTCGACAGGTGGGAGACTTATTTGGAAGAGGAGAACTGTTCCTTCCAGAGCTTATCTCAGCTTCTCAAGTTATGAAAGAGGCATCTAATGTATTAGAGGAAGCCATTGAAGCAAGTGCAAGCAAAAACAAGGGCAAAATGTTAATTGCTACTGTTGAGGGAGATGTCCATGACATAGGGAAAGGCATAGTTGTTTCACTGGTCAAGGCCCAGGGTATAGAGGTTATTGATTTGGGACGTGAGGTGCCGGTGCCAACAATTATCGAAAAGGCAGTAGCAAATAATGTAAATATTATTGGCACAAGTGCATTGCTGACAACAACAATGCCAGAGCAGAAAAAGCTTGAGGATGTTCTTCGCAAGGAAGGACTAAGAGATAGATTTAAAACCATGGTTGGCGGTGCGCCCTGCACCCAGCGCTGGGCAGATAGAATAGGCGCAGATGCCTATGCAGAAGATGCTGCTGAAGCAGTTAGGAAAGCATTGGCTCTATTAAACTAA
- the panB gene encoding 3-methyl-2-oxobutanoate hydroxymethyltransferase, producing MAERKKITIHTLREMMEKGEQITMLTCYDYPMALIQERVGIEIILVGDSLGMTVYGYDGTLPVTIDMSIRHTQAVRKAAPTAFLVGDMPYMTYQVSPEKAIENAGRMMAETGCDCVKLEGGEEMADTVRALVRATIPVMGHIGITPQSMAQMGGFKAQGRSAEAAIKLINDAKALEEAGISLLLVEGVPPAVLAEITERAKIPVISLGAGEKAHGQLLIVHDILGFFDAFVPKFVKKYANLNATIHEALAAYKDEVKTGAYPDEKYVYGMPQEELEKMKEMLKK from the coding sequence ATGGCTGAAAGAAAGAAAATTACAATCCACACCTTAAGAGAAATGATGGAAAAGGGCGAACAAATAACAATGCTTACATGCTATGATTATCCAATGGCATTGATACAGGAAAGGGTTGGTATCGAGATTATACTTGTTGGTGACTCACTGGGTATGACTGTTTATGGATATGATGGAACCCTGCCAGTAACCATTGACATGTCAATTCGTCATACACAGGCAGTTCGCAAGGCCGCTCCTACCGCATTCCTGGTTGGTGACATGCCTTATATGACTTATCAGGTAAGCCCTGAAAAGGCCATTGAAAATGCAGGCAGAATGATGGCTGAAACAGGCTGCGATTGTGTGAAGCTTGAAGGTGGAGAAGAGATGGCTGATACTGTAAGAGCTTTAGTTAGAGCTACTATTCCAGTAATGGGCCACATTGGTATCACTCCACAATCAATGGCACAAATGGGTGGATTTAAAGCCCAGGGAAGAAGTGCAGAAGCAGCAATCAAGCTTATTAATGATGCAAAGGCTCTAGAAGAGGCCGGCATTTCCTTGCTGTTAGTTGAAGGTGTACCACCTGCAGTGCTTGCCGAAATAACAGAAAGAGCAAAAATTCCTGTAATTAGTTTAGGAGCTGGAGAAAAGGCCCATGGTCAATTACTAATAGTTCATGACATTTTAGGCTTCTTTGACGCTTTTGTGCCAAAGTTCGTTAAGAAATATGCCAATTTAAACGCTACCATTCATGAAGCTCTAGCAGCTTACAAGGATGAAGTTAAAACAGGGGCATATCCAGATGAAAAATATGTTTACGGCATGCCGCAAGAAGAGCTCGAAAAGATGAAGGAAATGTTGAAGAAGTAA
- a CDS encoding lysine 5,6-aminomutase subunit alpha yields MNRLNLDQALIAKARNGAIKIANDIQSHIDQRTTTSVERAVLRLFGIDGITEDGIPLPNVIVDGILHSGRLGLGAGYWFANGILHYQISPQDLAQEIAAGKINLTSVPVKDEGAIREQMEELSQLGISRIVEKKLERDMLMARLGQGIEPLLYVIVATGNIYEDVKQAQAAARQGADIIAVIRTTGQSLLDYVPYGPTTEGFGGTYATQENFRIMRQALDEVGEEAGKYIRLTNYCSGLCMPEMAAMGAMERLDVMLNDSMYGIIFRDINMERTFVDQYFSRIINGFANIIINTGEDNYLTTADAYEAAHTVTASQFINEQLALKCGMVPEQIALGHAYEINPEMENSFVYELAQALLARELFPRSPLKYMPPTKYMTGNIFKGHIQDCMFNIASIMSGQSIHLLGMLTEAIHTPHISDRYLAVESARYVFTAMRDIAQEIYFKEDGIIQKRAQQVLTDAVSFLEKVAEVGLMESISMGMFADISRDPKGGKGLTGVVYKEPGYFNPFINAMLKGGN; encoded by the coding sequence ATGAATAGGTTGAACTTAGATCAGGCTTTAATAGCTAAAGCCAGGAATGGGGCAATAAAAATTGCTAATGATATTCAAAGTCATATAGACCAAAGAACTACCACATCAGTAGAAAGAGCAGTTTTACGGCTCTTTGGCATAGATGGAATTACTGAGGATGGAATTCCCCTGCCCAATGTAATCGTTGATGGAATTTTACATTCAGGGAGGCTTGGGTTAGGTGCTGGGTATTGGTTTGCAAATGGGATTTTACATTACCAGATATCACCGCAAGACCTGGCCCAGGAGATAGCTGCTGGTAAAATCAACCTGACCAGTGTGCCAGTGAAAGATGAAGGGGCCATTAGGGAGCAAATGGAGGAGCTTTCACAGCTTGGGATTTCTAGAATTGTTGAAAAGAAACTAGAAAGAGATATGCTCATGGCAAGGCTGGGGCAGGGCATTGAACCCCTGCTGTATGTAATAGTTGCAACAGGCAATATCTATGAAGATGTAAAACAGGCTCAAGCTGCTGCACGTCAAGGGGCAGATATTATTGCTGTCATCAGGACAACTGGTCAAAGTCTTTTAGACTATGTTCCCTATGGACCTACAACTGAGGGGTTTGGAGGCACCTATGCCACCCAGGAAAACTTTAGGATTATGAGGCAGGCCCTGGATGAGGTGGGTGAAGAGGCAGGAAAATATATTAGGCTGACGAACTACTGTTCAGGCTTGTGCATGCCCGAGATGGCTGCCATGGGTGCAATGGAACGATTGGATGTTATGTTAAATGACTCCATGTATGGGATCATTTTTAGAGACATTAACATGGAGCGAACTTTTGTAGATCAGTACTTTTCCAGAATTATTAATGGCTTTGCCAATATTATCATTAACACGGGAGAGGATAACTATCTGACCACAGCTGATGCCTATGAAGCTGCACATACGGTTACAGCTTCTCAGTTTATCAATGAACAGCTGGCTCTGAAATGTGGTATGGTGCCCGAGCAGATAGCTTTAGGTCATGCATATGAGATAAATCCTGAAATGGAGAACAGTTTTGTGTATGAGTTAGCCCAGGCATTACTGGCTAGAGAGCTATTCCCCAGGTCTCCACTTAAGTACATGCCCCCAACCAAATATATGACAGGCAATATTTTCAAGGGTCATATCCAGGATTGCATGTTTAATATTGCTTCAATTATGTCAGGTCAAAGCATTCATCTTCTCGGTATGCTGACTGAAGCAATACATACTCCCCATATCAGTGATCGGTATTTAGCTGTGGAGAGTGCAAGGTATGTCTTTACTGCAATGAGGGATATAGCTCAAGAAATATATTTTAAGGAAGATGGAATTATTCAAAAAAGGGCACAGCAGGTGTTGACAGATGCTGTTAGCTTTCTTGAAAAAGTTGCTGAAGTGGGCCTTATGGAGTCTATCAGCATGGGAATGTTTGCAGATATATCCAGGGATCCTAAAGGCGGCAAGGGGCTCACAGGTGTAGTATATAAGGAGCCTGGATATTTTAATCCCTTTATTAATGCCATGCTCAAGGGAGGGAATTAA
- a CDS encoding OAM dimerization domain-containing protein, translating into MEANLTRIKPYGDTLDDGAVQLSFTLPIDYSDEAVEAARLLVQKMGFADPKVVFSRDIGRGFSYFIVYGKAKESIDVTKVKVQKLKVNVMDKGEIEAFIKKNFGRNLNVVGACIESDAHTVGIDAIMNMKGYNGHKGLESYKGINAYNLGSQVSCEELAGKTIELKADAVLVSQVVTQKDIHIANLTKLVEILEAECIRDQVLLVVGGPRIDNKLAQELGYDAGFGPGTYAEDVASYLVQELKRREREVIQE; encoded by the coding sequence ATGGAGGCCAATCTTACAAGGATTAAACCTTATGGTGATACCCTGGATGACGGGGCTGTTCAGCTGTCCTTTACACTGCCAATTGATTATTCTGATGAAGCTGTGGAGGCGGCCAGACTCCTGGTCCAAAAAATGGGCTTTGCTGATCCTAAGGTTGTTTTTTCCAGGGACATTGGCAGGGGCTTTTCCTACTTTATAGTTTACGGAAAAGCAAAGGAAAGTATTGATGTTACAAAGGTTAAGGTTCAAAAACTAAAGGTAAATGTTATGGATAAGGGAGAGATAGAGGCCTTTATTAAAAAGAACTTTGGCAGAAATCTTAATGTAGTTGGCGCCTGTATTGAAAGTGACGCCCATACAGTGGGCATAGACGCAATAATGAATATGAAGGGCTATAACGGGCATAAAGGCCTGGAAAGCTACAAGGGAATAAATGCATATAACCTTGGTTCTCAGGTTAGCTGTGAAGAGCTTGCAGGAAAGACTATTGAACTAAAGGCTGATGCAGTTCTTGTATCACAAGTGGTAACTCAAAAGGACATTCATATTGCTAATTTAACAAAGTTAGTTGAAATTTTGGAAGCAGAGTGTATTAGAGACCAGGTACTTTTAGTAGTAGGAGGCCCCAGGATAGATAACAAACTAGCCCAGGAATTGGGCTATGATGCAGGATTTGGTCCTGGCACCTATGCGGAGGATGTTGCTTCATATCTAGTACAAGAATTAAAGAGGAGAGAAAGGGAGGTAATTCAAGAATGA
- the larE gene encoding ATP-dependent sacrificial sulfur transferase LarE: MLPKIEQAKNIIGDYKRVIVAFSGGVDSLYLLKLAVETLGKENILAVTAKSPLSTVGEAENARHLSNNLGVGHMIVELDELSEPKIANNPIDRCYHCKRFRYEQLMRLKDEGGYDAILDGSNFSDLSDYRPGMRACEELGIVSPLKLAGFTKDEIRQQLKTLGIPQWDTPSRACLASRIPYGDRLTRDKLARVDNAEQFLMSLGFKNLRVRLHGDIARIELPKKDMHLIFEKNLTEVISEELRKYGCKFVTLDLEGLRSGSLNPDKEVLANEGSKYNY, from the coding sequence ATGCTGCCCAAGATTGAACAAGCAAAAAATATAATAGGTGATTACAAAAGAGTTATAGTAGCATTTTCAGGGGGCGTGGATAGCTTGTACTTGCTAAAACTTGCCGTTGAAACCCTTGGAAAAGAAAATATTCTGGCAGTAACTGCAAAATCACCCCTTTCCACAGTTGGGGAAGCGGAAAATGCCAGGCATTTAAGCAATAACCTGGGAGTGGGGCATATGATTGTAGAGCTGGATGAGCTGTCTGAGCCAAAAATAGCAAATAATCCAATAGACAGATGCTACCACTGCAAGAGGTTTCGCTATGAACAATTAATGAGGCTAAAGGATGAGGGCGGTTATGATGCTATCCTGGATGGGTCAAACTTTTCGGATTTGAGTGATTACAGGCCAGGAATGCGAGCTTGTGAGGAACTGGGTATTGTAAGCCCTTTAAAGCTGGCGGGGTTTACTAAGGATGAGATAAGGCAACAGCTCAAAACCCTGGGTATTCCCCAATGGGATACTCCATCCCGAGCCTGCCTGGCATCTCGAATACCCTATGGCGACCGGCTGACCAGGGACAAGCTTGCCAGGGTTGATAATGCAGAGCAGTTTTTAATGTCACTAGGGTTTAAAAATCTGCGTGTAAGGCTCCATGGTGATATTGCCAGAATTGAACTGCCAAAGAAGGATATGCATTTAATATTTGAAAAAAACCTTACTGAAGTAATTTCCGAAGAATTAAGGAAATATGGCTGTAAATTTGTTACATTAGATTTAGAAGGGTTGCGCAGCGGCAGCCTAAACCCAGATAAGGAGGTGTTGGCAAATGAAGGTAGCAAATACAATTACTGA